One Eurosta solidaginis isolate ZX-2024a chromosome 1, ASM4086904v1, whole genome shotgun sequence genomic window, caATCTGCCATAGTGCTGAGAAAAATAAAATACTCACCAAATGCTCACTACGTATCGTATTATCCTCCTCATCGTAAATCTTATACCGTATCATGCCAAACTTGCCCGAATCACGATCAGTGGCGCGCACTTGCAAAATGGGTGTATCAATATTCATATCCGGCGACACAATTGCATAGAAAGTATCCTTACGGGCATGAGCACGATTAAAGATGAACTCTGGCGCATTATCATTTTCATCCTGCACAATAATCTTCACCATAGCAACACTCTTCTGAGGattaacaaaatatttatgcgACACGAGCTTTATGCTCAGCGAGTAAACTGTCGTGTTCTCATAATCCAAATGCTTAATCAATTTCACGCCACAACCATGATCCTCAGTGGTTATATTAAAGTAGTCCATTTCATTGCCGTTGACAATTTCACATTTGAAACTTGTCGAACCATCGCGCGATTTTCTCGAATTGATCACCTGTATTACTTTGATAGTTGCATTTATACCTGTAGTCTCTGGCACACCAGACGTATAACTATCATCACTGAATGCTAGCCCCAAACTCTCAGAACTCATAATGCCACCATCATTCATGCGTCCCTCCATTGCATTGTCTTCATTTGGATCGGTGAGTAGATGACGCACAAATACCGGCAGCGTCGCTACCGAACTCAATTGTGGTTCACCCATATCATAAGCGCGTATGTCGACCTGATATTCGGTATCCTCTTCCTTGCGTAGTTCGTCTCTTAAGCGTACTGCGCCTGAGTCTGCGTCGACTTGGAAGTACTTTAGCGCTTTACCACGTCCCACCATCTCGTAGCGCACCACATTACCGGGTGATGAGCCATCGCCATCTATAGCCGTCATTGTTGCTATGCGCGTGCCGATCGGTTGATCGTCGTTGACAGTGACAGGTTCGGGTACTACAGCAAAAACGGGACGCACATCATTACGATCGATAACCTCAATAATTAAACGTATCGTATCACCAGCGCTATCGCCATCGTTTTCAATCGTGCCAACAATCAGCTCGTGCTGCTTCTGCTTCTCATAGTCCAAACCGTTTGTGGTGCGTATTTCACCAGATTGGGGTGAAATTTTAAAGAACCCGGTTGCTCCTTTGCGTAGTACATATGTGATTTCTTGCACGGTATCAGGATCATAAGCTTTTACGGTTGCTACTAAGTAATCCGCCTCGTTTTCAGGAACATTTACATCGATGCGCGCATCTGTGAACTTCGGCACTTCATCGGGTAAATCGCGCACTTGCACTGTGACGCTTGCTGTTCCGAGACGTGCATCAGGCGCGCCATCTTTAGCCGTAACTACAAAGCGATATTCCTTTTGACGCTCATAGTCCAAAGGAGTTGCGGTGCGAATCTCACCGGATTTACCATCTATCGCAAAAGGCATATCCTGCGGTATGGAATATGTAATCTCTGCATTGATACCCTCATCCGCATCAGTCGCATGAACGATACCAACAAAAGCATCCTTCTTGCCTTCGTCCACTTCAAAGACATAAGGTAGCGTTGACTCATCGAATTCAGGGTTCTTATCATTAATATCCGTAACTTTAATATTTACAGTAGCGCTGCTCGAAAGCCCGCCATTATCATCCGCGCGCACAATTAGCTGATAGCGCGTCAGACTTTCACGGTCAAGCTTACGTATTACCATAATTGTGCCACTTTCCGCACCCACAGAAAATTGTCGCAAATCATTACCAGACACAATGGAGTATACGACTGGATCATTTTCGGGATCTTCCGCGTGCACCACTGTAACAGTCGAGTTAATCTCAGCACCTTCGCTCACTTGCACTTCATAAATGGGTTTGATGAACTTGGGCGGTTTGGTGTTTGGCCCTGGTGTTACTGACACTTCCACAAAAGCTTGCGACGAAAGACCGCCATCATCGGTGGCTTGCACGGTTATGCTGTATTGCTCGCCAGCCAGCAAGCGTCCTCTTGTCTCAATTGCGCCAGTTTTCTTATCGATTTCAAATTTCTGCAGTCCATTATTAGACACATGATAGATAGAATAGGAAATGATTGCATTGGGACCTTCATCATTATCGGTGGCTGTAACATTAGTTACTGGTCGTTGGCCGTCACCCGCTGTAATACTGATTGGTGGCACCATTGCCAACTTTGGTGGGTTATCATTAACATCACGTAAATGTACAGTCAAACTTATCGGTGCGCTGGCTGCATTGCTTCTTGGCTCACGTGACACGACTTGAAATACGTAACGTCCAGGTGCAGGCGGATCACGATCCAAGCCCTCTTCATTGACAATCAAAATACCGTCAGAGGTAACGTTGAATGAAGGTGTAGTGAGTTCGTAAATGTAATTGGGTTTCACATCATCCTCGCCCAAATCTGCATCGGTTGTGCGGAAAGTGACTAGTTGTCCATTTTCATCTGTGATACGCGTACCAATTGGCGAGTTTTCATCGACATAGCCTACAATACTACTGGCTGATATTACAGGTGGATTCGCGTCCACTGGTTTTACTGTAATCGCCAATTTAGCTGTGGTAAAATGTTTGGCCGGCGAAACTTCTTCagctttcactacaatatcataTTTTCTCGCTGTAGCGGTGTCCACTGCTTTGATCTGTTTCAGCACACCCGTCTGGTCGTCGATCTCAAAGTAGTCAGCATAGTTATCTGGCATGCCATTTGCGAAGGAATAACGTATGGGTGCACTGATTGTATCCAAGTCGATAGCTTGTATCCGCTCTGGCAATACGGTGAGAACGCCTTGCAGTGAGCCAGCCGGCACTGAAGCTGTATATTCTGGATTGATGCATGCACCATCGAGCAATATACAGCCACGATAAATGAATGAGGGATCTTGATCGTCTGAATCGGCAATATTCACCGTTAGTGTGGTAGTCGAAGTGAGTCGCTCGGGAACGTTGAGTGCTCGATCCTGGAAAAAGAAAAAGATTGAGGTATAAATTAAATGTTAGTTGAGAAGTTAGAAGAAGAcataatataaaatttgattcgAAAATCCTTATACAAGAACCTATCTGATTCTATTTGATAAACATACATACAAGCTGAAAACTAAACACCAGATTTGAAGCTATATTCAGTATACATTATTAAAGGTTAGAGGGAAATCTCCTTTGGGCAACATGAAGATGAGTTCTCATACCGTACAATATAACAATAAAGTAAGCTACAACTACTTACAAAATCTTTGTTTAGAAGGGATATAGTTTCGTATAAAACCAATCTTGCCTCTGGACAAATCCAATAAGTGGTTCGAGGTAGTAATACCCCCCCCTCGTAATGGCGTAAGACAGTGAGGCTTCCACCTTATCATATTCCACGCTTTGCCGCACCTTCCTGGTTTTCCAATATATTAAGACGTTGAGAAGGATTTCGCTACCGTGCAAGAGGTAAAAAATATCCGCTCAGTTTGTGCTCGAGGCTAGTCTATACAGCTGCAGATCTGAGATAACCAGCGAAGCTCTGACTACGCTACAGCCATCTTCGTCTGGTTCGGGATTAGACGACCTTAATCCAAAAAAGATTCGGTGTAATCGCAAGCGAGGTAAGACACTCACAAATTCTCCAAATGTAGGATCATTATAAAGAATCCCATCCATAGCATCTTTAATAGCGGCGACTTCCACTTCAAAGATGCAACTGATCGGACacataaaacttacggcttagaTCAATCTGCTGACAGAAACCCTCCCCACTTGCCTCCATCATAGATTCGGTAAGTAATAAGTAATAAACCTCATAAAAGGCAAAGGCGTTCACCACCCCGTTGTGAAAACTTACTCAAAACTCAAACTTAAAAACTAAAGTCTGGGAGACCTTTTGTAGAATCACTCTGCGGCGTTAGGAAAGTTGTCGTAAGATTCAAGTTTTAAGCAGATCCCTCTAACCGAACTATATATACTAAGAGGTCTCAGAGAGTAGTCGTTGATTTTGTTCTCCTTGTAACGAGGACAGCATTGTTCACATTGAGACCTACTTACGGCGCTTTAGTTTTGTGAGCGCTAAAGCATAAACTTTTCTACACGACCTAAAAGACGTGCGTGAGTGAGTGCTTGATACAAAAAAGCTCATAAATTACTTGCAGATGATCGATTATTTTTATCCCCACAAATATATCTGGAAGACATCCGCAGATAGCTATAAATAAGCTTTGCGTCTCACTGACGGATGTGGCTGGTGATATTGCCTGAGCATAAAAAAACGAGATAGAGAGATTCCCATTTCCGAGATTTAATAAAGAAACTAAGAATATGAGATTGTGGAAGCTTCGAGGAGGAAAGTTCTGTTACCATCGGCTTGCGACTTTTGTAAAGGATGCCAATAGATGGCCATTAGCTCCAATTGAGTAAGTAAGTAATTCTGTTCGAAAAATATCTTCGAGGGCAAAGTATATTCAGGGTTTGCATTTACTGATGAATTTGGAAGTGACTGCTAAATATATGTCTTCATCGTTGCTACATAGGGCTTTTGAAGAATGTAATATAACTGGATTCTCTGAGGTGACCTGAGGGTTACATCTAAAAACAACCTGGTTTCTTAgaagttagaaaaatttatttgcaCTGAAGATTTTGAGCATACTAGAAGGTGATCCTCGCTTTGCAGGACATGTTTCTGGTAAGACAATGAGTAACTTCTACTTTGACATGAATTGGTCAAAACCATATTTGGACCCAACTCCCATACATCACAAAAACAACCTGCGACCTGATGATAGCAAAAAGGTTTGAGGCTAAAGATTATGAATACGGAATGCATTATTATGGGAAGTTGATAGAAGTTGATAAAAAAGGGGGACCACCCTATTCAAAGGGCCAGACGGAAATCATCTAatgaagtaagtaagtaattgctAACAAAATATGCTCGTAGAAGAAAGTTTACCAAACAGGCATGTTGTAAAGGGTTCTTAAACTGGGACTAACAGTCATGCCACGGCGTATGGAGAACTTTCAGGATACATGGTTGCaccaaacaaaatgtatttttagaCCCATACGGTATTACAAAATTTTTGAAGACTTCGCCCCTAGCACTCGCGGACTGGACCAAGTTAAACAGTAAGGGGCTAATTACTTGAACAAATTTTATGTTACCTAAATTCAACAGACCAACTTCTCAAGTATCATACTTTAGAGAAAAATGGGAGCAGCACTTCTGTCATTTCCCGAAATTATCAGTTAAGATGATACTTTATTGGGACACGCAGACGACATTGCAGTATTTTTCCTGTAGAAAAAACATGCAGAGAGCTCAAGCAGCTCATGATGCAAACATAATGGTTAGGCACAAACTTTAGGCAACCACTATTGTACACTATACTCAATGTCTCGGAGCTGTGAATGAATGACTCAAAATAGCTATAAAACGTTCTGCAGTTCTAAGATCAGCCTCCGCTAACCTTGCCGCTTTGTGTCAGGTATGTGGGTTTAAACGAAAGAAACCCAGCGGAAAAAAAGTTAAAAGGGATCAAGAAAGTAGTTTCATGAAGATTTGCACTTAATTACACTGCGCCATAAGCTCTGGGAACATAAAAATAAAGCCCGCCTGACAGCGAGGCTGAACATAGCAATAACTTTCGGCACAAGGGTACCTGAAGTACATTGATGGAGAGGAAGAAAATACCGATCAATCTTTTTTTAAACCATTGTCCACCAAATTTGTGCTTTCGATGCGGGCATCTGCTTTTAATGCAGCTAGAACCAACAAATCCTCATACAAAGCGACTGACAAGTCCAGAccaaagcaagtaaggaagtctaagttcgggtgaaaccgaacactacAGCTGTActcttgaaatgctgttgttgttggttttgtgtgcttaatagtgttacaaggctgcgcaataatacatatacatatggttctattctgaactaacttttcttcgagttatggctcctgaaacatatgAAAattgccacgcctatttttttaaatttaaaatgtttcctatttattgtaataaacccgcttgggaaatgaaataccattgatacaaagctctttttgcaaagatatagcttattttattcgttcacgacccatttaaaaatctcttatataaaag contains:
- the Cad99C gene encoding cadherin-99C; translated protein: MSPSFISCHSAAYVTRWLMLLLLMCCRSLAEASGKPKMCDVETGRTNIILDIEESRGDFIGQQTMPPTLPIYGDPYTEIALNLVFPKGNPKFLLDGKKLQLLQPMDRDEENLSHIVFQVSCTVRETNKRRNIPIIVRVSDINDNAPQFLNTPYEVTVPENTPVGTTVFRNIQALDKDAGVNGLVEYFIVEGSTNKTEDEKMTIADGYGIFAISYPHQGQVTVARSLDYEKVQRYLLTIEASDRALNVPERLTSTTTLTVNIADSDDQDPSFIYRGCILLDGACINPEYTASVPAGSLQGVLTVLPERIQAIDLDTISAPIRYSFANGMPDNYADYFEIDDQTGVLKQIKAVDTATARKYDIVVKAEEVSPAKHFTTAKLAITVKPVDANPPVISASSIVGYVDENSPIGTRITDENGQLVTFRTTDADLGEDDVKPNYIYELTTPSFNVTSDGILIVNEEGLDRDPPAPGRYVFQVVSREPRSNAASAPISLTVHLRDVNDNPPKLAMVPPISITAGDGQRPVTNVTATDNDEGPNAIISYSIYHVSNNGLQKFEIDKKTGAIETRGRLLAGEQYSITVQATDDGGLSSQAFVEVSVTPGPNTKPPKFIKPIYEVQVSEGAEINSTVTVVHAEDPENDPVVYSIVSGNDLRQFSVGAESGTIMVIRKLDRESLTRYQLIVRADDNGGLSSSATVNIKVTDINDKNPEFDESTLPYVFEVDEGKKDAFVGIVHATDADEGINAEITYSIPQDMPFAIDGKSGEIRTATPLDYERQKEYRFVVTAKDGAPDARLGTASVTVQVRDLPDEVPKFTDARIDVNVPENEADYLVATVKAYDPDTVQEITYVLRKGATGFFKISPQSGEIRTTNGLDYEKQKQHELIVGTIENDGDSAGDTIRLIIEVIDRNDVRPVFAVVPEPVTVNDDQPIGTRIATMTAIDGDGSSPGNVVRYEMVGRGKALKYFQVDADSGAVRLRDELRKEEDTEYQVDIRAYDMGEPQLSSVATLPVFVRHLLTDPNEDNAMEGRMNDGGIMSSESLGLAFSDDSYTSGVPETTGINATIKVIQVINSRKSRDGSTSFKCEIVNGNEMDYFNITTEDHGCGVKLIKHLDYENTTVYSLSIKLVSHKYFVNPQKSVAMVKIIVQDENDNAPEFIFNRAHARKDTFYAIVSPDMNIDTPILQVRATDRDSGKFGMIRYKIYDEEDNTIRSEHLPTTYFVMNEDTGILRTAKLFQADADFPMIFIVEARDNDGQEMGSHHTRARIVINRITDLNRMSLAFSDSAPNELRKYYSALEELLEEKTNGLISGIERFSNRKLITNNGTIVENPAATDVWFYLIDPKTEEILKRNDTVVKDALLEPAARAELTFAASGVAHATAEGIYAPIEMRREVQKVKAAIAINDDVFPYTLIAISIIILILGTIGIIYICISWSKYKNFKQRMRQYAAPSPTRYDPVIVNSHAQNSGDNVTNMKEYETQVLAMAVPPDGDDDLQLDFSAKNHAFSLDNVSYITHKENGGSSPSHSDATTATITTLRRNNNNNLNNNLGNGNNSNNTNGMNKRQNTFNARGNANPLAAAANGTLPGTLTLGRLKHQNGGTQYQNGGYKLDTVSRNNLANLQNNSYSTMGRRGNSTFGGPNGLNGNGAGGGNGSGGSTGVASADGGSSAGELMTNTLGRNNHQHQQHHHHHQNSRAFADVPITNPLFKRSNGDLSHISVTNENVTFGKREYGQVGFSYLNDLDRSEVETTTEL